In the genome of Ananas comosus cultivar F153 linkage group 11, ASM154086v1, whole genome shotgun sequence, one region contains:
- the LOC109717521 gene encoding bidirectional sugar transporter SWEET2a, whose product MVGRGRDRREQREGKGEMAEESETARPKSSLARKEATLLRGGIEGYSRREWGKYDEIFGFFLFLFLSSSSFTYSFYELCYYAAGVAGNLFAFVLFLSPIPTYKRIIRNKSTEQFSGLPYVYSLLNCLICMWYGLPCVSYGVILVATVNSIGAAFQLVYVSLFIIYADTTRKVKMCGLLIFVVCVFALIIYISLELLDHATRQIFVGYLSIISLISMFASPLSIINLVIKTKSVEFMPFYLSLATFLMSVSFFAYGMLLHDFFIYIPNGIGTVLGVAQLLLYAYYGRKSREESRLPLLR is encoded by the exons ATGGTGGGAAGAGGTCGGGATAGGCGTGAACAGAGGGAGGGCAAGGGTGAGATGGCGGAGGAGAGCGAGACGGCACGACCGAAGTCGTCACTTGCAAGGAAGGAGGCGACTCTGCTGAGAGGAGGGATAGAAGGGTATTCTCG gagagagtgggggaaATATGATGAGATCTttggattttttcttttccttttcttatcttcttcttcttttacatATTCTTTTTATGAACTCTGTTACTATGCAGCAGGAGTTGCAg gtAACCTCTTTGCCTTTGTGTTGTTCTTGTCACCAAT ACCCACATACAAGAGGATCATTAGAAACAAGTCGACGGAGCAGTTCTCGGGTTTGCCCTATGTGTACTCCCTGCTGAACTGCTTGATCTGTATGTGGTATGGCCTCCCTTGCGTATCCTATGGTGTGATCCTTGTCGCGACCGTTAATTCGATCGGCGCGGCTTTCCAGCTTGTCTATGTGAGCCTCTTCATTATCTATGCCGATACAACGAGGAAG GTGAAGATGTGCGGATTGCTTATATTTGTCGTCTGTGTTTTTGCTCTCATTATATACATCAGCCTCGAATTATTGGATCATGCGACACGGCAAATCTTTGTAGGATATTTAAGCATCATTTCTCTCATATCCATGTTCGCATCCCCCTTATCTATCATT AATTTGGTGATTAAGACGAAGAGCGTAGAGTTCATGCCTTTCTATTTGTCCCTGGCGACGTTCTTGATGAGCGTCTCGTTCTTCGCCTATGGAATGCTGTTACACGACTTCTTCATATAT ATTCCAAATGGGATCGGAACCGTCTTGGGTGTTGCACAATTGTTGCTATATGCCTACTATGGCAGGAAATCGAGAGAGGAGTCTCGGCTACCGCTGCTACgatga